A window of Diceros bicornis minor isolate mBicDic1 unplaced genomic scaffold, mDicBic1.mat.cur scaffold_108_ctg1, whole genome shotgun sequence contains these coding sequences:
- the LOC131402463 gene encoding 5'-3' exoribonuclease 2-like isoform X1 → MGGPAFSRWLSRKSPSILVSCVEEKHDELADSLPCAEGEFIFLRLNVFREYLERELTMASLPLTFDVERSTDDWVFMCFFVGNDFLPHLPSLEIRICGFYTFRTVLEDDRKKRERE, encoded by the exons ATGGGAGGCCCGGCTTTCTCTCGCTGGCTCAGCCGCAAGTCCCCGTCCATCCTTGTCAGCTGcgtggaagagaag CACGATGAACTTGCAGATAGTCTTCCTTGTGCAGAAGGAGAGTTTATCTTCCTTCGTCTTAATGTTTTTCGTGAG tatttggaaagagagctcaccatggccagcctaccgctcacatttgatgtcgagaggagcactgatgactgggtcttcatgtgcttctttgtgggaaatgacttccttcctcacctgccgtcgttagagattcg aatatgtggattttatacttttaggacagttttagaagacgacagaaagaaaagagaaagagaatga
- the LOC131402463 gene encoding 5'-3' exoribonuclease 2-like isoform X2: MGGPAFSRWLSRKSPSILVSCVEEKHDELADSLPCAEGEFIFLRLNVFREYLERELTMASLPLTFDVERSTDDWVFMCFFVGNDFLPHLPSLEIRTVLEDDRKKRERE, encoded by the exons ATGGGAGGCCCGGCTTTCTCTCGCTGGCTCAGCCGCAAGTCCCCGTCCATCCTTGTCAGCTGcgtggaagagaag CACGATGAACTTGCAGATAGTCTTCCTTGTGCAGAAGGAGAGTTTATCTTCCTTCGTCTTAATGTTTTTCGTGAG tatttggaaagagagctcaccatggccagcctaccgctcacatttgatgtcgagaggagcactgatgactgggtcttcatgtgcttctttgtgggaaatgacttccttcctcacctgccgtcgttagagattcg gacagttttagaagacgacagaaagaaaagagaaagagaatga